Proteins co-encoded in one Halorussus vallis genomic window:
- a CDS encoding DUF7096 domain-containing protein produces MRTYRAVLLALLAACGALAVATPTGAVATDDAVRPGYDAEGGPSAAVLQSDAPNDNASANATLGADISAFMQSNAAEIGGAVETGMWTAAFNATDNASAKERLVDRRTRQLQKELQALQQRKQRLVERHEAGNLGDTAYKAQVSHLLGRINALQSAVNTTISTAASAPPQSTVGATAQGTARGKGNLGRLRNIGQQAANLSGPEIAAVARNTSGVGLENGRSNGAKNGLGVGNATGPTNGSNGLGVGPGSNGNRGNGQGPQNGAGNPGGEAPLAGDGTNATLDDPVTGPTVNGTNGLDGLVNDSTDGLDAETVADAFDHSATPFGVLLAPNVAA; encoded by the coding sequence ATGAGAACGTACCGAGCCGTCCTGTTGGCGCTGCTCGCCGCCTGCGGCGCGCTAGCGGTAGCCACTCCAACCGGTGCAGTCGCGACCGACGACGCGGTTCGCCCCGGCTACGACGCCGAGGGCGGTCCCTCGGCCGCCGTCCTCCAATCCGACGCGCCGAACGACAACGCCAGTGCGAACGCCACGCTCGGCGCGGACATCTCGGCGTTCATGCAGTCGAACGCCGCCGAAATCGGCGGTGCGGTCGAAACCGGCATGTGGACCGCGGCGTTCAACGCCACCGACAACGCGTCGGCCAAGGAGCGGCTCGTCGACCGCCGGACCAGACAGCTCCAGAAGGAACTCCAGGCGCTCCAGCAGCGGAAACAGCGACTCGTCGAGCGCCACGAGGCCGGAAACCTCGGCGACACGGCCTACAAGGCCCAGGTGAGCCACCTCCTCGGGCGCATCAACGCACTCCAGTCGGCGGTCAACACGACCATCAGCACGGCCGCCAGCGCGCCGCCACAGTCGACGGTCGGCGCGACCGCACAGGGGACCGCGCGCGGCAAGGGTAACCTGGGTCGGCTCCGGAACATCGGCCAGCAGGCCGCGAACCTCTCGGGGCCCGAAATCGCCGCCGTGGCGCGCAACACCTCGGGCGTCGGCCTCGAAAACGGCCGGTCGAACGGCGCGAAGAACGGCCTCGGCGTCGGCAACGCCACCGGCCCGACGAACGGTTCGAACGGCCTCGGCGTCGGTCCCGGCTCGAACGGGAATCGGGGCAACGGACAGGGGCCGCAGAACGGAGCCGGCAACCCCGGCGGTGAAGCCCCGCTCGCCGGCGACGGGACGAACGCGACCCTCGACGACCCCGTGACCGGACCGACCGTCAACGGGACGAACGGACTTGACGGACTCGTGAACGACTCGACCGACGGCCTCGACGCCGAGACGGTCGCCGACGCGTTCGACCACAGCGCGACCCCGTTCGGCGTATTACTGGCCCCGAACGTCGCGGCGTAA
- a CDS encoding DUF5802 family protein, whose protein sequence is MFEEFSSGYYLGRLYVEPSGEEQAVMRRDQHEYINEQLYATGEGVERLDAPLVMKVGRRHVAVQGADGVPEGTLALPESVIEDSDIRNPPALKEVLLAKADRAAQLLRYQDGHPGVGT, encoded by the coding sequence ATGTTCGAGGAATTCTCCAGCGGCTACTACCTCGGTCGGCTGTACGTCGAGCCCTCCGGCGAGGAGCAAGCGGTGATGCGCCGCGACCAGCACGAATACATCAACGAGCAGCTGTACGCGACCGGAGAGGGCGTCGAGCGACTCGACGCGCCGCTCGTGATGAAGGTCGGCCGCCGCCACGTCGCGGTGCAGGGCGCCGACGGCGTCCCCGAGGGGACGCTCGCGCTCCCCGAGTCGGTCATCGAGGACAGCGACATCCGGAACCCCCCGGCGCTGAAGGAAGTGCTGCTGGCGAAGGCCGACCGGGCAGCCCAGTTGCTCCGGTATCAGGACGGCCATCCGGGCGTCGGGACTTGA
- a CDS encoding NAD-binding protein, with translation METGSWPDRISVRVTVTLTFAVAALSIATGVFSIGFSPASTGNLFGGEIPEWVQETARFTGVLTGFTMLVSAMGMRRGLRVAWYSTALLLPLTAVQGLVQSSSYSLPLVAVSLLALPFVFVRRDRFDRELDVTISQLTAVAALAGVLVYGTTGTYALADDFANVETPLDALYYTLVTASTVGYGDLTPTSQTARLFGLSVVVLGTSSFAIALASLLGPAIEARIASALGRMTESQLELLEDHVVVLGYGDLTEPILTELGDQVEFVIVTLDQQRAAELRERGLNVLTADPSDEDPLRRVGIDRARAVVAATNDDAEDALAVLTARQLNPEVRIVAAATDRENVDKLKRAGADTVISPATIGGHLLVRSALGTEGMEDVADRLSGESSRRRG, from the coding sequence ATGGAGACGGGGTCGTGGCCCGACCGCATCAGCGTCCGCGTCACGGTCACCCTGACGTTCGCGGTGGCGGCGCTCTCGATAGCCACGGGCGTGTTCAGCATCGGGTTCAGCCCGGCCTCCACCGGGAACCTCTTCGGCGGCGAGATTCCCGAGTGGGTCCAGGAGACGGCCAGGTTCACCGGCGTGCTCACCGGCTTCACGATGCTCGTCAGCGCGATGGGAATGCGCCGGGGGCTGCGTGTCGCGTGGTACTCCACGGCGTTGCTGCTCCCGCTGACGGCCGTCCAGGGGCTCGTCCAGTCGAGTTCGTACTCGCTCCCCCTGGTCGCGGTGTCGCTGCTCGCGCTCCCGTTCGTGTTCGTCCGGCGGGACCGCTTCGACCGCGAACTCGACGTGACGATATCCCAGTTGACCGCGGTGGCGGCGCTCGCCGGCGTGCTGGTGTACGGGACCACCGGCACGTACGCGCTGGCCGACGACTTCGCCAACGTCGAGACGCCGCTCGACGCGCTGTACTACACGCTGGTCACCGCAAGCACCGTCGGCTACGGCGACCTGACGCCGACATCCCAGACGGCCCGGCTGTTCGGGCTGTCGGTCGTCGTCCTCGGCACGTCGAGTTTCGCCATCGCGCTCGCGTCGCTGCTCGGCCCGGCCATCGAGGCCCGCATCGCCTCCGCACTCGGAAGAATGACCGAATCACAACTCGAACTCCTCGAAGACCACGTCGTCGTCCTCGGATACGGCGACCTGACCGAACCGATTCTGACCGAACTCGGCGACCAGGTCGAGTTCGTCATCGTCACGCTCGACCAGCAGCGCGCCGCAGAACTCCGCGAGCGCGGCCTCAACGTCCTCACCGCCGACCCGAGCGACGAGGACCCGCTCCGGCGGGTCGGCATCGACCGGGCGCGGGCGGTCGTGGCGGCCACGAACGACGACGCCGAGGACGCGCTGGCGGTGCTGACCGCCCGCCAACTCAACCCCGAGGTGCGCATCGTCGCGGCCGCGACCGACCGCGAGAACGTCGACAAACTCAAACGGGCCGGCGCCGACACCGTCATCAGTCCGGCGACCATCGGCGGTCACCTGCTGGTGCGGTCGGCGCTCGGCACCGAGGGCATGGAAGACGTGGCCGACCGCCTCTCCGGCGAGTCCTCGCGTCGAAGGGGCTGA
- a CDS encoding ubiquitin-like small modifier protein 1: protein MQWKLFADLAEVAGDKEIAVDAEPGETVGAALDALVADRPGLADRIYDDDGDMRDHINVLRNGTSVGEQRGLDTELDEGDELALFPPVSGG, encoded by the coding sequence ATGCAGTGGAAGCTGTTCGCGGACCTCGCCGAGGTCGCCGGAGACAAGGAGATCGCCGTGGACGCCGAACCGGGCGAGACGGTCGGGGCGGCCCTCGACGCGCTGGTCGCCGACCGGCCCGGCCTGGCCGACCGCATCTACGACGACGACGGCGACATGCGCGACCACATCAACGTCCTGCGAAACGGGACGAGCGTCGGCGAGCAGCGAGGGCTCGACACCGAACTCGACGAGGGCGACGAACTCGCGCTGTTCCCGCCGGTCAGCGGCGGCTGA
- a CDS encoding universal stress protein, which yields MFDGLRTRYHALLRRVRRFERREVAEFRRWIEHTTNLIHLTILLFVPLLIALVTAIANSEEVLPFVLFPPLASGTYTLFADPEGKYASPTKFVGGLTAGAVCGTAAIWLGMHTSLRDPMGAGVLKVSPVEAALAIFLTGGVTWALDYEEPSAFSTALLALIAPAFTGPTDIAEFFLDYVGSVFFASSIVAGAFHLWRDRFYERRSKYLYQSTRGDDHVLVPMRGDASTAAATFGARLAAAHDAGKVVLLDVVDEESVAAAEEAGDVDPDPRAVERTEFVDADAAEAEGAEVEEVQVADESAQRLEAEANRIKTRIGVPCEVVVAGDGANPAATVIRTARETNCDLVVTPYEERHGSLSPFVRRLFQGRIDTIAFRSASETAFRSRWKRVLVPIARPGDTAHAMIDFARRLTGLSGSVSVCTCIDRENERRSAEATLADLVEAFEGSFETRVSRSSIESFLAANDAHYDLVVMGASTDRSTASRFISPPTFERLQDLECDVAVVHRG from the coding sequence ATGTTCGACGGCCTGCGTACGCGCTACCACGCTCTTCTGCGGCGCGTGCGTCGGTTCGAACGACGCGAGGTCGCCGAGTTCCGTCGCTGGATAGAGCACACGACCAACCTCATTCACCTGACGATTCTGTTGTTCGTGCCGCTGCTCATCGCGCTCGTCACCGCCATCGCGAACTCCGAGGAGGTCCTTCCGTTCGTCCTCTTCCCGCCGCTGGCGTCGGGCACCTACACGCTGTTCGCCGACCCCGAGGGCAAGTACGCCTCGCCGACCAAGTTCGTCGGAGGCCTCACCGCCGGGGCGGTCTGCGGGACGGCGGCCATCTGGCTGGGGATGCACACGTCGCTGCGCGACCCGATGGGCGCCGGCGTGCTGAAGGTCTCGCCGGTCGAGGCCGCGCTCGCCATCTTCCTGACCGGCGGGGTCACGTGGGCGCTCGACTACGAGGAGCCATCGGCGTTCTCGACCGCGCTGCTGGCGCTCATCGCGCCGGCGTTCACCGGCCCGACGGACATCGCCGAGTTCTTCCTCGACTACGTCGGGTCGGTCTTCTTCGCCAGCAGCATCGTCGCGGGCGCGTTCCACCTCTGGCGTGACCGGTTCTACGAGCGTCGCTCGAAGTACCTCTACCAGTCGACGCGGGGCGACGACCACGTGCTGGTGCCGATGCGGGGCGACGCCTCGACCGCGGCGGCGACCTTCGGCGCGCGACTCGCGGCCGCCCACGACGCGGGGAAGGTCGTCCTCCTCGACGTGGTGGACGAGGAGAGCGTCGCGGCCGCCGAGGAGGCCGGCGACGTCGACCCCGACCCGCGGGCGGTCGAGAGGACGGAATTCGTCGACGCCGATGCGGCCGAGGCCGAGGGTGCGGAGGTCGAGGAGGTCCAGGTCGCCGACGAGTCGGCCCAGCGACTCGAAGCCGAGGCCAACCGCATCAAGACCCGAATCGGCGTCCCCTGCGAGGTGGTGGTCGCCGGCGACGGCGCGAATCCGGCCGCGACCGTCATCAGGACGGCCCGCGAGACCAACTGCGACCTCGTCGTGACGCCCTACGAGGAGCGACACGGTTCGCTGTCGCCGTTCGTCAGGCGACTGTTCCAGGGGCGCATCGACACCATCGCGTTCCGGTCGGCGTCCGAGACCGCGTTTCGTTCGCGCTGGAAACGGGTCCTCGTGCCCATCGCCCGGCCGGGCGACACCGCCCACGCGATGATAGACTTCGCGCGGCGACTCACCGGCCTCTCGGGCAGCGTCAGCGTCTGCACCTGCATCGACCGCGAGAACGAGCGGCGGTCGGCCGAGGCGACGCTGGCCGACCTCGTCGAGGCGTTCGAAGGGTCGTTCGAAACCCGGGTTTCGCGGTCGTCCATCGAGTCGTTCCTCGCGGCCAACGACGCCCACTACGACCTCGTGGTGATGGGCGCGAGCACCGACCGCTCGACCGCCTCGCGGTTCATCTCTCCGCCGACGTTCGAGCGTCTCCAGGATTTGGAGTGCGACGTCGCCGTGGTTCACCGGGGGTAG
- a CDS encoding DUF1405 domain-containing protein: MAIPERYARTYLERGPNLVWLLVVNVIAMLVGVRFYVETLPEVPTYLWPLYADSPAALFLATLSLVTLLPNLGRRLADAPSNRPLRYLHTLAFASLVKYGLWTFVALNLGFSQYFGPPWESGPLWDYWFIVLTHLAFVVEAYLLPYYADTSRGALAAALGVLLVNDALDYGLGLHPPLRYTPDLLLPAATVALSVLSVAAAARALGRRRNRGGPASADSARSRDEPSRGS, translated from the coding sequence ATGGCGATTCCGGAGCGGTACGCGCGGACGTATCTCGAACGCGGGCCGAACCTGGTCTGGCTTCTGGTAGTGAACGTCATCGCGATGCTGGTCGGGGTTCGGTTCTACGTCGAGACGCTGCCGGAGGTCCCGACCTACCTCTGGCCGCTGTACGCCGACTCGCCCGCGGCACTCTTCCTGGCGACGCTCTCGCTCGTGACGCTGCTGCCGAACCTGGGTCGGCGACTCGCCGACGCCCCCAGCAACCGACCGCTCCGGTACCTCCACACGCTCGCGTTCGCGTCGCTGGTGAAGTACGGACTCTGGACGTTCGTCGCGCTCAACCTCGGCTTCTCGCAGTACTTCGGACCGCCGTGGGAGTCGGGGCCGCTGTGGGACTACTGGTTCATCGTCCTGACCCACCTCGCGTTCGTCGTCGAGGCGTACCTCCTGCCGTACTACGCCGACACGAGTCGCGGGGCGCTCGCGGCGGCGCTCGGAGTCCTCCTGGTCAACGACGCGCTCGACTACGGCCTCGGACTCCACCCGCCGCTCCGGTACACGCCGGACCTGCTGTTGCCCGCCGCGACCGTCGCGCTCTCGGTACTCTCGGTCGCCGCGGCCGCCCGCGCGCTCGGCCGCCGCCGGAACCGCGGCGGCCCCGCGTCCGCCGACTCGGCCCGGTCGCGTGACGAACCGAGTCGAGGAAGCTAA
- the gatD gene encoding Glu-tRNA(Gln) amidotransferase subunit GatD translates to MNPGDRVRVERADQTYEGVLLPSTTSEHLVVKLDGGYNVGVDREAADVDVLEDDVYDIEEGETSDSSAVEFDPDLPTVSLISTGGTIASTVDYRTGAVTAQFDAEDVLRAVPDLAGRANYRGRVVANILSENMTPDVWRDLAEAVYEEIEAGADGVVVMHGTDTMQFTASALSFVLDTPVPVVFTGSQRSADRPSSDNVMNAVCAVEAAKADAAEVLVCMHATESDDVCALHRGTRVRKNHTSRRDAFETVGRKPLGEVDYDTGEVSFRREHAERGQKDLDIAPELEADVELLKFTPGMGVEALDFAEGKAGLVLEGTGLGHVHSDWVDRIAELVDDGTTVVMTSQCIEGRVCDRVYDTGRDLLEAGVVEGEDMLPGTAKVKLMWALANSADVPETIREPLAGEIQQRSVPWI, encoded by the coding sequence ATGAATCCCGGCGACCGCGTCCGCGTCGAGCGGGCCGACCAGACCTACGAGGGCGTACTGCTCCCCTCCACGACGAGCGAGCACCTCGTCGTCAAACTCGACGGCGGCTACAACGTCGGCGTCGACCGCGAGGCCGCAGACGTCGACGTGCTCGAAGACGACGTGTACGACATTGAGGAGGGCGAGACGAGCGACTCCTCGGCGGTCGAGTTCGACCCCGACCTGCCGACCGTCTCGCTCATCTCTACCGGCGGCACCATCGCCTCGACGGTCGACTACCGCACCGGCGCGGTCACGGCGCAGTTCGACGCCGAGGACGTGCTCCGGGCGGTCCCGGACCTCGCGGGCCGGGCCAACTACCGCGGGCGCGTGGTCGCCAACATCCTCAGCGAGAACATGACCCCCGACGTGTGGCGCGACCTCGCGGAGGCGGTCTACGAGGAAATCGAGGCGGGCGCCGACGGCGTGGTCGTGATGCACGGCACCGACACGATGCAGTTCACCGCGTCGGCGCTCTCGTTCGTACTCGACACGCCCGTCCCCGTCGTGTTCACCGGAAGCCAGCGGTCGGCCGACCGGCCCTCCTCTGACAACGTGATGAACGCGGTCTGCGCGGTCGAGGCCGCCAAGGCCGACGCCGCGGAGGTGCTGGTCTGCATGCACGCCACCGAGAGCGACGACGTCTGCGCGCTCCACCGGGGCACCCGGGTGCGGAAGAACCACACCTCCCGCCGGGACGCCTTCGAGACGGTGGGCCGAAAGCCCCTGGGAGAGGTCGACTACGACACCGGCGAAGTGAGCTTCCGCCGCGAGCACGCCGAGCGCGGCCAGAAGGACCTCGACATCGCGCCCGAACTCGAAGCCGACGTGGAACTGCTCAAGTTCACGCCCGGGATGGGCGTCGAAGCGCTCGACTTCGCCGAGGGGAAGGCCGGCCTCGTCCTCGAAGGCACCGGCCTCGGCCACGTCCACTCCGACTGGGTCGACCGCATCGCCGAACTGGTCGACGACGGCACGACGGTCGTCATGACCAGCCAGTGCATCGAGGGCCGGGTCTGCGACCGGGTCTACGACACCGGCCGGGACCTGCTGGAGGCCGGCGTCGTGGAGGGCGAGGACATGCTCCCCGGCACCGCGAAGGTGAAACTGATGTGGGCGCTGGCAAACAGCGCCGACGTGCCCGAGACGATTCGGGAACCGCTGGCCGGCGAGATACAGCAGCGGTCGGTGCCGTGGATTTAG
- a CDS encoding GNAT family N-acetyltransferase, translated as MSTGIQLREATHDDYEAVVAFTENTWPDRDGGDYIPHIYHDWIEGDDRRTVVADAGDDIAGIVQCVLLSDWEAWGQGMRVNPEFRGRNVGVEMTHDLFSWARDRGATVLRNMVFSWNVAGLGHSRATGYEPATEFRWAHPTPDPDAEPAGRAEITSDPNAAWRFWTDSAARDHLRGLALDDEESWALSQLTRDHLRAAADDDGLFVVQGEKTRGFAHRVREYDRPDEDGDPARWVEYGVGAWADAESAAALFGAVARDAAARDADRTRVLIPETVEAVSDAAACRVEVAAEPDFVLAADLTGK; from the coding sequence ATGAGCACCGGCATCCAACTCCGGGAGGCGACCCACGACGACTACGAGGCCGTCGTCGCGTTCACCGAGAACACCTGGCCCGACCGCGACGGGGGCGACTACATCCCCCACATCTACCACGACTGGATAGAGGGCGACGACCGCCGGACGGTCGTCGCGGACGCCGGCGACGACATCGCCGGCATCGTCCAGTGCGTGCTCCTCTCCGACTGGGAGGCGTGGGGCCAGGGGATGCGAGTCAACCCCGAATTCCGCGGCCGGAACGTCGGCGTCGAGATGACTCACGACCTCTTCTCGTGGGCGCGGGACCGGGGCGCGACCGTGCTTCGGAACATGGTGTTCTCCTGGAACGTGGCGGGACTGGGCCACTCGCGGGCGACCGGCTACGAACCCGCGACCGAGTTCCGGTGGGCGCACCCGACTCCGGACCCGGACGCCGAACCGGCTGGCCGGGCCGAAATCACGAGCGACCCGAACGCGGCGTGGCGATTCTGGACCGACAGCGCCGCCCGCGACCACCTCCGCGGCCTGGCGCTCGACGACGAGGAGTCGTGGGCGCTCTCGCAGTTGACCCGCGACCACCTCCGTGCGGCGGCCGACGACGACGGCCTGTTCGTCGTTCAGGGCGAGAAGACTCGCGGGTTCGCCCACCGCGTCCGGGAGTACGACCGGCCGGACGAGGACGGCGACCCCGCTCGGTGGGTCGAGTACGGCGTCGGCGCGTGGGCCGACGCCGAGAGCGCCGCCGCGCTGTTCGGGGCGGTCGCGCGCGACGCCGCCGCGCGCGACGCCGACCGCACCCGCGTCCTGATTCCCGAAACCGTCGAGGCGGTCAGCGACGCCGCCGCCTGCCGAGTCGAGGTCGCCGCCGAACCGGACTTCGTACTCGCGGCCGACCTCACCGGAAAGTAG
- a CDS encoding potassium channel family protein, whose protein sequence is MALGLSFPGQLLVGLYLGVLTAVVPALVAWSLGFTFKYFTGVSIPGFAVLVLGVAVAGVQGGLLGLLETEIAASPAALVSALVVMMVTLYAHAQGDRMGAEFPRRFTLKSLRERTLSADAIERVGRFGQVRVRATGEVADVEGYPPLTADLRATLRGGEWTFPADLPLSELELRLEERLRTDHDLAEVTASIDERGRATLAAAPPVGGLSRRVPQGRRAVSVETLVPTGLARRDEVTVSTDGGEVDGTVISAKSDGAGGATASPAGAASFDDGASNPVVSRANSATKNDAENEAAADVPVSTPAPQATGGDGRVTVAVSPRDAETLLDAESAALRVRARGTRREFELLSLLRRDGKRFRRLKLREGSPVDGATLGGAALRDEYGVAVLAVRRGRTWTFAPAGSTALAAGDELYAVGARSALDRFEEVAA, encoded by the coding sequence ATGGCGCTCGGTCTCTCGTTCCCCGGCCAACTGCTGGTCGGTCTCTATCTCGGCGTACTGACGGCCGTCGTCCCGGCGCTCGTGGCGTGGTCGCTCGGGTTCACGTTCAAGTACTTCACCGGCGTCTCGATTCCGGGGTTCGCCGTCCTGGTCCTCGGGGTCGCGGTCGCCGGCGTCCAGGGCGGACTTCTCGGCCTGCTCGAAACCGAGATCGCCGCCTCGCCCGCCGCGCTCGTCTCCGCACTGGTCGTGATGATGGTGACGCTGTACGCCCACGCCCAGGGCGACCGGATGGGCGCGGAGTTCCCGCGCCGGTTCACGCTCAAGTCGCTTCGCGAGCGCACCCTCTCGGCCGACGCGATAGAGCGGGTCGGCCGCTTCGGCCAGGTCCGCGTCCGGGCGACCGGCGAGGTCGCCGACGTCGAGGGCTACCCGCCGCTCACCGCCGACCTGCGGGCGACGCTTCGTGGCGGCGAGTGGACGTTCCCCGCCGACCTCCCGCTGTCGGAACTCGAACTCCGCCTGGAGGAGCGACTCCGAACCGACCACGACCTCGCAGAGGTGACCGCGAGCATCGACGAGCGCGGGCGGGCGACGCTCGCGGCGGCCCCGCCGGTCGGCGGCCTCTCCCGGCGGGTCCCGCAGGGCCGGCGGGCCGTCTCGGTAGAGACGCTCGTCCCGACGGGGCTGGCGCGCCGCGATGAGGTGACGGTTTCGACCGACGGCGGCGAGGTCGACGGCACGGTCATCAGCGCGAAGTCCGACGGAGCGGGCGGCGCAACCGCGTCACCCGCCGGAGCCGCGAGTTTCGACGACGGCGCTTCGAACCCGGTCGTCTCACGGGCCAACTCCGCGACGAAAAATGACGCCGAGAACGAGGCGGCCGCCGACGTGCCGGTTTCGACGCCCGCGCCCCAGGCCACCGGCGGTGACGGTCGGGTGACGGTCGCCGTCTCGCCGCGGGACGCCGAAACCCTGCTCGACGCCGAGTCGGCCGCGCTCCGGGTACGTGCCCGCGGCACGCGCCGCGAGTTCGAACTGCTGTCGCTGCTGCGACGGGACGGCAAGCGGTTCCGCCGGCTGAAACTCCGGGAGGGGTCGCCGGTCGACGGCGCGACCCTCGGCGGGGCGGCGCTCCGCGACGAGTACGGTGTGGCGGTGCTCGCGGTCCGGCGCGGCCGGACCTGGACGTTCGCGCCGGCGGGGTCGACCGCGCTCGCGGCCGGCGACGAACTGTACGCGGTCGGCGCGCGGAGCGCGCTCGACCGCTTCGAGGAGGTGGCGGCGTGA
- a CDS encoding cation:proton antiporter regulatory subunit yields the protein MTALVGPAAAGSNLLVTFERPVVALARVVGLALLSGGVAAFAGLLYRSYARQRIPEGLAVLVGLGAVGALLNTETALYQFLDSGTAVPSTGRALVNVAAFALGAVTAVAGGHVGTAVANAFAVSGAAELEGDLSRLVQAVGRFVAVELPASVEDIDGYDPVAPETKAVLAETTLRFPRGLTVAELRDRLVTRLRDDYGVGHVDVDLSADGTVSYLAVGGRAAGIGPTLPPGTVAAAVRADPAFSASPGDRVQVWRRPSPSTDSAAAEDTFDAAEGDSDAESAAASPGPQRVATAELRAAVGDVATLALDAADAAALDPDAAYRLVTLPTEERADREFSAQLRAADETVGAVVVTDDSPLAGAPVGGLAATVVAVRGADGVETLPARDRSIAAGDTLYLVGRPDLLRKVEAAAAGVSDAGEAAVADGESDVRETATDGERPADASGRTRRLG from the coding sequence GTGACCGCGCTCGTCGGCCCGGCCGCCGCGGGTTCGAACCTCCTGGTCACGTTCGAGCGCCCCGTCGTGGCGCTCGCGCGCGTCGTCGGCCTCGCGCTGCTGTCGGGCGGGGTCGCGGCGTTCGCCGGACTACTCTACCGGTCGTACGCACGCCAGCGGATTCCCGAGGGTCTGGCGGTGCTGGTCGGTCTCGGCGCCGTCGGCGCGTTGCTCAACACCGAGACGGCGCTCTATCAGTTCCTCGACAGCGGCACCGCCGTCCCGTCGACCGGTCGCGCGCTCGTCAACGTCGCGGCGTTCGCGCTGGGCGCCGTCACCGCCGTTGCGGGCGGGCACGTCGGCACTGCGGTAGCGAACGCGTTCGCGGTCTCGGGCGCGGCCGAACTCGAAGGCGACCTGAGCCGACTCGTGCAGGCGGTCGGGCGGTTCGTCGCGGTCGAACTCCCGGCGAGCGTCGAGGACATCGACGGCTACGACCCGGTCGCGCCTGAGACGAAGGCCGTGCTGGCCGAAACCACGCTCCGGTTTCCGCGCGGGCTGACCGTGGCGGAACTCCGTGACCGGCTGGTAACCCGGCTCCGGGACGACTACGGCGTCGGCCACGTGGACGTCGACCTGTCGGCCGACGGCACCGTCTCGTACCTCGCGGTCGGCGGCCGGGCGGCGGGCATCGGGCCGACGCTGCCGCCGGGAACCGTCGCGGCGGCGGTCCGGGCCGACCCCGCGTTCAGCGCGAGTCCGGGCGACCGCGTCCAGGTTTGGCGGCGGCCGAGTCCGTCGACGGACTCGGCCGCCGCGGAGGACACCTTCGACGCTGCGGAGGGCGACTCGGACGCCGAGTCCGCCGCAGCGTCCCCCGGTCCCCAGCGCGTGGCGACCGCGGAACTCCGAGCGGCGGTCGGCGACGTGGCGACGCTCGCGCTCGACGCCGCCGACGCGGCCGCCCTCGACCCCGACGCCGCGTACCGGCTGGTGACGCTCCCGACCGAGGAGCGCGCCGACCGGGAGTTCTCCGCTCAACTCCGCGCGGCCGACGAGACGGTCGGCGCCGTGGTCGTGACCGACGACAGCCCGCTCGCTGGCGCGCCGGTCGGCGGACTGGCGGCGACCGTCGTCGCGGTTCGCGGCGCCGACGGCGTCGAGACGCTCCCGGCCCGCGACCGTTCGATAGCGGCGGGCGACACGCTCTACCTCGTCGGCCGGCCCGACCTGCTCCGGAAGGTCGAAGCCGCGGCCGCCGGCGTCTCGGACGCCGGGGAAGCGGCGGTCGCCGACGGGGAGTCCGACGTGCGCGAGACGGCGACCGACGGCGAGCGGCCGGCCGACGCGTCCGGCCGGACGCGTCGGCTTGGGTAA
- a CDS encoding ArsR/SmtB family transcription factor — translation MDSAELLDILGNENRRRILRLLARKPCYVTEISEYLGVSPKAVIDHLRKLEDAGLIESRTDDQRRKYFSISRNLRLEVEVSPYQFGMKSAYPASTNLDVSACRYVSLNIQYDADTADQEKDADEAAAESSAKPDETADEADGRDADETDIGETDADAQTAAGLAAELTQLEDLQSELSLAQRWVHGRIADVRDRLASELDAEGEKRLHAEVLAAVAGGAETVAEVARDVDAPEPVVEECLDLLAGRDVLTEDGGQWSLAE, via the coding sequence ATGGACTCCGCCGAGTTACTCGACATTCTGGGAAACGAAAACCGTAGGCGAATCCTCCGCCTGCTGGCACGCAAACCCTGTTACGTCACGGAGATTAGCGAGTACCTCGGCGTCAGTCCCAAGGCCGTCATCGACCACCTCCGGAAACTGGAGGACGCCGGTCTCATCGAGAGTCGCACCGACGACCAGCGGCGCAAGTACTTCAGCATCTCGCGGAACCTCCGACTCGAAGTCGAAGTTTCGCCCTACCAGTTCGGCATGAAGAGCGCCTACCCGGCGAGTACGAACCTCGACGTGAGCGCCTGCCGGTACGTCTCGCTCAACATCCAGTACGACGCCGACACCGCCGACCAGGAGAAAGACGCCGACGAGGCGGCCGCCGAATCGTCGGCGAAGCCGGACGAAACCGCCGACGAAGCCGACGGACGAGACGCTGACGAGACGGACATTGGCGAGACGGACGCCGACGCCCAAACCGCGGCGGGGCTCGCGGCGGAACTCACCCAACTCGAAGACCTCCAGAGCGAACTCTCGCTCGCACAGCGGTGGGTCCACGGCCGTATCGCCGACGTGCGCGACCGCCTCGCGAGCGAACTCGACGCCGAGGGCGAAAAGCGCCTTCACGCCGAGGTGCTGGCGGCCGTCGCGGGCGGCGCCGAGACAGTCGCCGAGGTCGCCCGCGACGTCGACGCCCCCGAACCGGTGGTCGAGGAGTGTCTCGACCTGCTGGCCGGCCGCGACGTGCTGACCGAAGACGGCGGACAGTGGTCGCTGGCGGAGTGA